From the genome of Streptomyces sp. NBC_00659, one region includes:
- a CDS encoding ATP-binding cassette domain-containing protein — translation MTGAIVVEGLRKRYGDQHALDGLDLLAGRGTVHAVLGPNGAGKTTLVRILSTLLRPDGGRVEVAGHDVVREARRVRSRIGLLGQNAALDEELGGRQNLEMFGRLHHLGSRAARARADELLERFGLAGTGRKAVRAYSGGMRRRLDLAASLITDPEVLFLDEPTTGLDPRGRAEVWAAVRSLVGGGTTVLLTTQYLEEADQLADRISVVDRGRVIADGTADELKSRTGGDRIDVVLRDAGLLGAAAALLPFAGEGVSVDADRRLLSVPVTDRMAALAAAVRALEEAGIEAEDIALRRPTLDEVFLHLTGDASRAKEAV, via the coding sequence ATGACCGGAGCGATCGTCGTCGAAGGCCTACGCAAGCGGTACGGGGACCAACACGCGCTGGACGGACTGGACCTGCTGGCCGGGCGCGGCACGGTGCACGCGGTGCTCGGCCCCAATGGCGCGGGCAAGACCACCCTGGTCCGGATCCTGTCGACGCTGCTGCGGCCGGACGGCGGCCGGGTGGAGGTCGCCGGGCACGACGTGGTGCGCGAGGCCCGCCGGGTGCGGTCGCGCATCGGCCTGCTCGGCCAGAACGCGGCGCTCGACGAGGAGCTCGGCGGCCGGCAGAACCTGGAGATGTTCGGGCGCCTCCACCACCTGGGCTCCCGCGCCGCCCGGGCGCGGGCCGACGAACTCCTGGAGCGCTTCGGTCTCGCCGGAACCGGCCGCAAGGCGGTCCGCGCCTACAGCGGCGGTATGCGCCGCCGCCTGGACCTGGCCGCGTCGCTCATCACGGACCCCGAGGTCCTGTTCCTGGACGAGCCGACGACCGGGCTCGACCCGCGAGGCCGGGCCGAGGTGTGGGCAGCGGTGCGCTCCCTGGTCGGCGGTGGCACGACGGTGCTGCTCACCACCCAGTACCTGGAGGAGGCGGACCAGCTCGCCGACCGCATCTCGGTCGTCGACCGCGGCCGGGTCATCGCGGACGGCACGGCCGACGAACTGAAGTCCCGGACGGGCGGCGACCGCATCGACGTGGTGCTGCGTGACGCGGGCCTGCTGGGCGCCGCCGCGGCCCTGTTGCCGTTCGCGGGGGAGGGGGTCTCGGTCGACGCGGACCGCCGTCTGCTCAGCGTTCCGGTCACGGACCGCATGGCCGCCCTCGCCGCGGCCGTGCGCGCTCTGGAGGAGGCCGGGATCGAGGCGGAGGACATCGCGCTGCGGCGCCCGACGCTGGACGAGGTGTTCCTGCACCTCACCGGGGACGCGTCGCGAGCCAAGGAGGCCGTGTGA
- a CDS encoding ABC transporter permease, giving the protein MTRRELTRWARQPVQAAVGLVFPVMLLLMFGYLVGGGRGVEGDYVDYLVPGMLALTMAFGLEGTMLAVTQDLGKGVIDRFRSLPMADGAVLVGRSAADMLHSAVSLAVLAGVGYAIGWRPDSTPGAFLGAMGLLLLFRFAMLWIGIHLAMVAGKPELVQAVQILVWPVGFLSNVFASPDSMPGWLGTVVGWNPMSQTATAVRELFGGPGGEQGHIGPAVLWPLVLLAVFFPLAVRRFARLSR; this is encoded by the coding sequence ATGACGCGCCGCGAGTTGACCCGCTGGGCACGGCAGCCCGTCCAGGCGGCGGTGGGTCTCGTCTTCCCGGTGATGCTGCTCCTGATGTTCGGCTATCTGGTCGGCGGGGGCCGGGGCGTCGAGGGCGACTACGTCGACTACCTGGTGCCGGGCATGCTCGCCCTGACCATGGCGTTCGGCCTGGAAGGCACGATGCTGGCCGTCACCCAGGACCTCGGCAAGGGCGTCATCGACCGCTTCCGCTCCCTGCCGATGGCCGACGGAGCCGTCCTGGTGGGCCGTTCGGCCGCCGACATGCTCCACTCGGCAGTGAGCCTGGCCGTGCTGGCCGGGGTCGGGTACGCGATCGGCTGGCGCCCCGACAGCACCCCGGGCGCGTTCCTCGGGGCGATGGGACTGCTCCTGCTCTTCCGCTTCGCCATGCTGTGGATCGGCATCCACCTGGCGATGGTGGCAGGGAAGCCGGAGCTGGTGCAGGCCGTGCAGATCCTGGTCTGGCCCGTCGGCTTCCTGTCCAACGTCTTCGCCTCTCCCGACTCCATGCCCGGCTGGCTGGGCACGGTGGTCGGCTGGAACCCCATGTCCCAGACGGCGACGGCCGTCCGTGAGCTGTTCGGCGGACCGGGCGGGGAGCAGGGACACATCGGCCCGGCGGTCCTGTGGCCGCTGGTCCTGCTCGCGGTCTTCTTCCCGCTGGCGGTCCGGCGGTTCGCCCGTCTGAGCCGCTGA
- a CDS encoding glutamate decarboxylase gives MPLHQGRQKPDERPASVNPFYGEANPVSGMTEAPPKHRLPDGPLPPTTALQLVHDELMLDGNSRLNLATFVTTWMEPQAGVLMAECRDKNMIDKDEYPRTAELERRCVAMLADLWNAPDPSAAVGCSTTGSSEACMLAGMALKRRWAQRNADRYPGARPNLVMGVNVQVCWEKFCNFWEVEARQIPMEGDRFHLDPEAAAELCDENTIGVVGILGSTFDGSYEPIEELCAALDRLQERTGLDIPVHVDGASGAMVAPFIDEDLIWDFRLPRVSSINTSGHKYGLVYPGVGWALWRTAAELPEELVFRVNYLGGDMPTFALNFSRPGAQVVAQYYTFLRLGRAGYRAVQQTTRDVARALAERVDCLGDFRLITRGDELPVFAFTTTPEVTAYDVFDVSRRMRESGWLLPAYTFPENREDLSVLRVVCRNGFTSDLADLFIEDLTRLLPELRRQPHPLTQDKGAETSFHH, from the coding sequence ATGCCGCTCCACCAGGGCCGCCAGAAGCCCGATGAACGCCCCGCCTCCGTCAACCCGTTCTACGGAGAGGCCAATCCGGTCAGCGGCATGACCGAGGCACCGCCGAAGCACCGCCTCCCGGACGGCCCGCTGCCGCCCACGACCGCGCTCCAGCTCGTCCACGACGAGCTCATGCTGGACGGGAACTCCCGGCTGAACCTGGCCACCTTCGTCACCACCTGGATGGAACCGCAGGCCGGGGTCCTGATGGCGGAGTGCCGGGACAAGAACATGATCGACAAGGACGAGTACCCCCGTACGGCCGAACTGGAACGGCGCTGCGTGGCGATGCTCGCCGACCTGTGGAACGCGCCGGATCCGTCGGCCGCGGTGGGCTGTTCCACGACCGGGTCGAGCGAGGCGTGCATGCTCGCCGGCATGGCGCTGAAGCGGCGCTGGGCGCAGCGCAACGCGGACCGCTACCCGGGCGCGCGGCCCAACCTCGTGATGGGCGTGAACGTCCAGGTGTGCTGGGAGAAGTTCTGCAACTTCTGGGAGGTCGAGGCCCGTCAGATCCCCATGGAGGGCGACCGGTTCCATCTCGACCCCGAGGCGGCGGCGGAGCTGTGCGACGAGAACACGATCGGGGTCGTCGGCATCCTGGGCTCCACCTTCGACGGGTCGTACGAACCGATCGAGGAGCTGTGCGCGGCGCTGGACCGGCTCCAGGAGCGCACGGGCCTCGACATCCCGGTCCACGTCGACGGCGCGTCCGGGGCGATGGTCGCGCCGTTCATCGACGAGGACCTGATCTGGGACTTCCGGCTGCCCAGGGTGTCGTCGATCAACACCTCGGGGCACAAGTACGGTCTGGTCTACCCGGGTGTCGGCTGGGCGCTGTGGCGGACGGCGGCCGAGCTGCCGGAGGAACTGGTCTTCCGGGTGAACTACCTGGGCGGCGACATGCCGACCTTCGCGCTCAACTTCTCCCGCCCCGGAGCGCAGGTCGTCGCGCAGTACTACACGTTCCTGCGGCTGGGCCGGGCCGGCTACCGGGCCGTGCAGCAGACGACCAGGGACGTGGCCCGCGCCCTCGCCGAACGCGTGGACTGCCTGGGCGACTTCCGGCTCATCACCCGCGGGGACGAACTGCCGGTGTTCGCCTTCACGACGACGCCCGAGGTGACCGCGTACGACGTGTTCGACGTGTCCCGGAGAATGCGCGAGAGCGGCTGGCTGCTGCCCGCGTACACCTTCCCCGAGAACCGCGAGGACCTGTCCGTACTGCGCGTGGTGTGCCGCAACGGATTCACCTCCGACCTCGCCGACCTCTTCATCGAGGACCTGACGCGGCTGCTGCCCGAACTGCGCCGGCAGCCCCATCCGCTGACCCAGGACAAGGGGGCGGAGACGAGTTTCCACCACTGA
- a CDS encoding ion channel protein: MTHEAAPPGPASTRATPARTLLPLFLPAAAIGAVSSLLYVGVSKLADQLKDVLWTDLPDALGIGGYSSLWMIVMLTSTGILVGLVVWKAPGHAGPDPATVGIQGEPMALFILPGLLVATALMLAGGPSLGPENPIIATNVALAFWAGRRFAPAAPGALWVMLAEAGTIGALFGTPIAAALVISEALAGRQMKGLLWDNLFAPLTAAAVGSITTSLIGHPSFDLDLPPLGDPGWADVLSALVIASAAAVLGMAAVYVFPYIHKVFSLLRHPMIALPVGGLVLGLLGCLGGPLTLFKGLDEVAEIARHPDDYSAGRYALMAVVKLAALVVATSCGFRGGRIFPAVFAGASFGLCAHALVPSVPASLGLAAGVLGVLLATTRQGWVSLFTAAVLVSSPTIIALLCIASLPAWLLVTGRPQLQLRDDGSSVR, encoded by the coding sequence GTGACCCACGAAGCGGCTCCCCCGGGACCGGCCTCGACCCGGGCGACGCCCGCGCGGACTCTGCTGCCGCTGTTCCTCCCCGCCGCGGCCATCGGCGCCGTCTCAAGCCTTCTCTACGTGGGGGTGAGCAAGCTCGCCGACCAGCTCAAGGACGTGCTCTGGACGGACCTGCCGGACGCGCTCGGCATCGGCGGGTACTCCTCGCTCTGGATGATCGTCATGCTCACCAGCACCGGCATCCTGGTCGGTCTGGTGGTGTGGAAGGCGCCGGGGCACGCGGGACCTGACCCGGCCACCGTGGGGATCCAGGGGGAGCCGATGGCCCTCTTCATCCTGCCCGGACTGCTGGTGGCGACCGCGCTGATGCTGGCGGGCGGCCCGAGCCTCGGTCCCGAGAACCCGATCATCGCCACCAACGTCGCGCTGGCGTTCTGGGCGGGCCGCAGGTTCGCGCCCGCGGCGCCCGGCGCGCTGTGGGTGATGCTGGCCGAGGCGGGGACGATCGGCGCCCTGTTCGGTACACCGATCGCGGCGGCGCTGGTCATCTCCGAGGCGCTCGCCGGACGGCAGATGAAGGGCCTGCTGTGGGACAACCTCTTCGCGCCGCTGACGGCGGCCGCGGTGGGATCGATCACCACGTCGCTGATCGGCCATCCGAGCTTCGACCTGGATCTGCCCCCGCTCGGTGATCCCGGCTGGGCCGATGTGCTGTCCGCCCTCGTGATCGCCTCCGCGGCGGCGGTGCTCGGCATGGCCGCCGTCTACGTGTTCCCCTACATCCACAAGGTGTTCTCGCTCCTGCGCCACCCCATGATCGCCCTGCCCGTCGGCGGGCTCGTCCTCGGCCTGCTGGGCTGTCTGGGCGGGCCGCTCACGCTGTTCAAGGGCCTGGACGAGGTCGCCGAGATCGCCCGGCACCCGGACGACTACTCGGCGGGTCGGTACGCGCTGATGGCCGTGGTGAAGCTGGCCGCGCTGGTCGTCGCGACGTCCTGCGGGTTCCGGGGCGGCCGGATCTTCCCGGCCGTCTTCGCCGGTGCCTCGTTCGGTCTGTGCGCCCACGCGCTCGTGCCCTCGGTCCCGGCCTCGCTGGGCCTGGCCGCCGGAGTGCTGGGTGTGCTCCTCGCGACCACCCGGCAGGGCTGGGTGAGCCTGTTCACGGCCGCCGTCCTGGTGTCCTCGCCCACGATCATCGCCCTGCTCTGCATCGCCTCGCTGCCGGCCTGGCTGCTGGTGACCGGACGGCCACAGCTGCAACTGCGCGACGACGGAAGTTCGGTCCGGTGA
- a CDS encoding MerR family transcriptional regulator: MGYSVGQVAGFAGVTVRTLHHYDEIGLLAPGDRSHAGHRRYDDADLDRLQQILFYRELGFPLDEVAALLDDPEADPRAHLRRQHELLTARIEKLQKMAAAVEHAMEARTMGINLTPEEKFEVFGDKDPEEHAEEAERRWGGTETYAESQRRTARYTKDDWKRMQAEVASWGERYDALMAAGERPDGARAMDMAEEHRQHITQWFYTCTYEIHRGLGEMYVADERFKAFYDSMRPGLAEHLRDAITANAARQTGEA, from the coding sequence GTGGGCTATTCAGTGGGACAGGTCGCCGGGTTCGCCGGAGTCACGGTGCGCACGCTGCACCACTACGACGAGATCGGTCTGCTCGCGCCCGGCGACCGCAGCCACGCGGGTCACCGGCGCTACGACGACGCCGACCTCGACCGGCTGCAGCAGATCCTGTTCTACCGGGAGCTCGGCTTCCCGCTCGACGAGGTCGCCGCCCTGCTCGACGACCCGGAAGCGGACCCGCGCGCGCATCTGCGCCGCCAGCACGAGCTGCTGACCGCCCGGATCGAGAAGCTGCAGAAGATGGCCGCGGCCGTGGAGCACGCCATGGAGGCACGCACGATGGGCATCAACCTCACGCCCGAGGAGAAGTTCGAGGTCTTCGGGGACAAGGACCCCGAGGAACACGCGGAGGAGGCCGAACGCCGCTGGGGCGGCACGGAGACGTACGCCGAGTCGCAGCGACGCACCGCCCGCTACACCAAGGACGACTGGAAGCGCATGCAGGCCGAGGTGGCCTCCTGGGGCGAGCGGTACGACGCCCTGATGGCGGCCGGGGAGCGGCCGGACGGCGCGCGGGCCATGGACATGGCCGAGGAACACAGGCAGCACATCACCCAGTGGTTCTACACCTGTACGTACGAGATCCACCGGGGCCTCGGTGAGATGTACGTCGCGGACGAACGGTTCAAGGCGTTCTACGACTCCATGCGGCCGGGGCTGGCCGAACACCTCAGGGACGCGATCACGGCGAACGCCGCCCGGCAGACCGGGGAAGCCTGA
- a CDS encoding YbjQ family protein: MGIDEYGGGQSPHADVLVVTTNDVPGHRVEQVVGEVFGLTVRSRHLGSQIGAGLKSMIGGELKGLTKTLVETRNQAMERLVEQARARGANGVLMFRFNVSEAADVGTEVCAYGTAVVLVKE; encoded by the coding sequence ATGGGCATCGATGAATACGGCGGCGGCCAGAGTCCCCACGCGGACGTCCTGGTCGTCACGACGAACGACGTTCCCGGTCATCGCGTCGAGCAGGTCGTCGGCGAGGTCTTCGGCCTCACGGTCCGCTCACGTCATCTGGGCAGCCAGATCGGCGCGGGCCTGAAGTCGATGATCGGCGGAGAGCTCAAGGGGCTCACCAAGACGCTGGTGGAGACCCGCAACCAGGCCATGGAGCGGCTTGTGGAGCAGGCACGCGCGCGTGGCGCCAACGGCGTGCTGATGTTCCGCTTCAACGTCTCGGAGGCGGCGGACGTGGGCACGGAGGTCTGCGCCTACGGCACGGCCGTGGTCCTGGTGAAGGAATAG
- a CDS encoding VTT domain-containing protein, whose amino-acid sequence MMTLALGPSWLDPNTLLDNFGIWGLLLVVFAESGLLIGFFLPGDSLLFTCGLLIATDAMDFPLWAAIPLICLAAVLGDQAGYLFGKKVGPSLFTRPDSRLFKQENVVKANEFFEKYGPKSLVLARFVPIVRTFTPIIAGVSGMKYRPFVTFNIIGGVLWGAGVTLLGAWLGKIEFVNKHIELILILIVLVSVVPIIIEFLRARSQAKKNPPRQAEESQDFQEPFPARPEAARTRPAAPVMDDATRPLRVPPVHGGQDSSYGDRNHGGPYGSQGHGQGYGDQGQDQSYGDQGQGRSQSYGNQGQGQPYGNQGHGQAYGNQGQGYGRQGDPYPAQQQPQQQYQPQPQQPYQQPYGQDQGYGYDQQQYDQGYQQGYDQGQAHPQQHPQGHPGRQYGAEQHPYGQGPAQN is encoded by the coding sequence GTGATGACGCTTGCCCTCGGTCCCAGCTGGCTGGATCCGAACACGCTCCTGGACAATTTCGGCATCTGGGGCCTGCTGCTGGTGGTGTTCGCCGAGTCCGGCCTGCTCATCGGCTTCTTCCTGCCGGGTGACTCGCTGCTGTTCACCTGCGGTCTGCTGATCGCCACGGACGCCATGGACTTCCCGCTGTGGGCGGCGATCCCGCTGATCTGCCTCGCCGCGGTCCTCGGCGACCAGGCGGGTTACCTCTTCGGCAAGAAGGTCGGACCCTCGCTCTTCACGCGCCCGGACTCCCGCCTGTTCAAGCAGGAGAACGTGGTCAAGGCCAACGAGTTCTTCGAGAAGTACGGCCCCAAGTCCCTGGTGCTGGCCCGCTTCGTGCCCATCGTCCGTACGTTCACGCCGATCATCGCGGGCGTCAGCGGCATGAAGTACCGCCCCTTCGTCACCTTCAACATCATCGGCGGCGTCCTGTGGGGCGCTGGTGTCACGCTGCTCGGCGCCTGGCTCGGCAAGATCGAGTTCGTCAACAAGCACATCGAGCTGATCCTGATCCTGATCGTGCTCGTCTCGGTCGTCCCGATCATCATCGAGTTCCTGCGCGCCCGCTCCCAGGCCAAGAAGAACCCGCCCCGGCAGGCGGAGGAGTCCCAGGACTTCCAGGAGCCCTTCCCGGCCCGGCCCGAGGCCGCCCGCACCCGCCCCGCCGCGCCCGTCATGGACGACGCGACCAGGCCGCTGCGCGTGCCGCCGGTCCACGGGGGCCAGGACTCGTCGTACGGGGACCGGAACCACGGCGGTCCGTACGGCAGCCAGGGCCACGGGCAGGGCTACGGGGACCAGGGCCAGGATCAGTCGTACGGGGACCAGGGCCAGGGTCGGTCGCAGTCGTACGGGAACCAGGGACAGGGGCAGCCGTACGGGAACCAGGGCCACGGCCAGGCCTACGGGAACCAGGGCCAGGGCTACGGCCGTCAGGGTGACCCGTACCCGGCCCAGCAGCAGCCCCAGCAGCAGTACCAGCCCCAGCCCCAGCAGCCGTACCAGCAGCCGTACGGCCAGGACCAGGGCTACGGCTACGACCAGCAGCAGTACGACCAGGGTTACCAGCAGGGCTACGACCAGGGCCAGGCCCACCCGCAGCAGCACCCCCAGGGTCACCCCGGGCGTCAGTACGGTGCCGAACAGCACCCCTACGGCCAGGGCCCCGCGCAGAACTGA
- a CDS encoding threonine/serine ThrE exporter family protein has product MADPEAEDRKPHSDEARSAFSPPTGVAPPGPTAADEESSTTSEFALPQGLDAPHPAGPEHGGSAFSTPRTYSARDAPPAFTPATGVPLVSLTKDAPWQDRMRTMLRMPVTERPAPEPVHKEDESGPAVPRVLDLTLRIGELLLAGGEGAEDVETAMFAVCRSYGLDRCEPNVTFTLLSISHQPSLVDDPVTASRTVRRRGTDYTRLAAVYRLVDDLSDTETAIPLEEAYRRLAEMRRNRHPYPGWVLTASGGLLAGAASVLVGGDAIVFVAAALGAMLGDRLAWLCAGRGLPEFYQFTVAAMPPAAIGVALTLAHVDVNASAVITGGLFALLPGRALVAGVQDGLTGFYITASARLLEVMYFFVGIVSGVLLVLYFGVKLGTQLNPDAALSLSERPLIQIAASMLLSLTFAVLLQQERSTVLAVTLNGGVAWSVYGAMHYAGGLSPVASTAVAAGLVGLFGQLLSRYRFASALPYTTAAIGPLLPGSATYFGLLSIAQNNVDKGLVSLTKAAALAMAIAIGVNLGSEISRLFLRLPGGSAGGRRAAKRTRGF; this is encoded by the coding sequence GTGGCGGACCCGGAAGCGGAAGACCGCAAGCCGCACTCGGACGAGGCGAGGAGTGCTTTCAGCCCGCCCACGGGTGTGGCGCCGCCGGGCCCGACGGCGGCCGACGAGGAATCGTCGACGACCTCGGAGTTCGCGCTCCCCCAGGGCCTCGACGCACCGCATCCCGCCGGGCCGGAGCACGGGGGCTCGGCGTTCAGCACTCCGCGCACCTACAGTGCCCGGGACGCGCCTCCCGCCTTCACACCGGCGACCGGCGTCCCCCTGGTCAGCCTGACCAAGGACGCGCCGTGGCAGGACCGCATGCGCACGATGCTCCGCATGCCGGTGACCGAGCGGCCCGCGCCCGAGCCCGTGCACAAGGAGGACGAGTCGGGGCCCGCCGTCCCGCGCGTCCTGGACCTGACCCTGCGCATCGGCGAGCTGCTCCTCGCGGGCGGCGAGGGTGCCGAGGACGTGGAGACGGCGATGTTCGCCGTCTGCCGCTCCTACGGGCTCGACCGCTGCGAGCCGAACGTCACCTTCACCCTGCTGTCGATCTCGCACCAGCCGTCCCTGGTGGACGACCCGGTGACGGCGTCACGGACGGTGCGCCGCCGGGGCACCGACTACACGCGCCTGGCGGCCGTCTACCGGCTCGTCGACGACCTGAGCGACACCGAGACCGCGATCCCCCTGGAAGAGGCCTACAGGCGGCTCGCGGAGATGCGGCGCAACCGGCACCCGTACCCCGGCTGGGTGCTGACGGCCTCCGGAGGGCTGCTGGCCGGCGCGGCCTCCGTGCTCGTCGGTGGTGACGCGATCGTGTTCGTCGCCGCCGCGCTCGGCGCGATGCTGGGCGACCGGCTCGCCTGGCTGTGCGCGGGGCGCGGGCTGCCGGAGTTCTACCAGTTCACGGTGGCCGCGATGCCGCCGGCCGCGATAGGAGTCGCGCTCACGCTGGCGCACGTCGATGTGAACGCCTCCGCGGTGATCACCGGTGGGCTCTTCGCGCTGCTGCCGGGGCGGGCGCTCGTCGCGGGGGTGCAGGACGGGCTGACCGGCTTCTACATCACCGCGTCCGCGCGGCTGCTCGAAGTCATGTACTTCTTCGTGGGGATCGTCTCCGGCGTCCTGCTGGTGCTCTATTTCGGCGTGAAGCTGGGCACGCAGCTCAACCCGGACGCGGCGCTGAGCCTCTCCGAGCGGCCCCTGATCCAGATCGCCGCGTCCATGCTGCTGTCGCTCACCTTCGCGGTCCTGCTCCAGCAGGAACGTTCCACCGTCCTCGCCGTGACCCTCAACGGAGGCGTGGCCTGGTCGGTGTACGGGGCGATGCACTATGCGGGAGGGCTCTCCCCGGTGGCCTCCACGGCCGTCGCCGCCGGCCTGGTGGGTCTCTTCGGGCAACTGCTCTCGCGCTACCGGTTCGCTTCCGCGCTGCCCTACACGACGGCCGCGATCGGCCCGCTGCTGCCCGGTTCGGCGACGTACTTCGGGCTGCTGTCGATCGCCCAGAACAACGTCGACAAGGGACTGGTATCGCTCACCAAGGCCGCGGCCCTCGCCATGGCCATCGCGATCGGCGTGAACCTGGGTTCGGAGATCTCGCGGCTGTTCCTGCGCCTGCCGGGCGGCTCCGCCGGCGGGCGGCGGGCCGCCAAGCGGACACGCGGCTTCTGA
- a CDS encoding inorganic diphosphatase produces the protein MEFDVTIEIPKGSRNKYEVDHETGRIRLDRRLFTSTSYPADYGFVENTLGEDGDPLDALVILDEPTFPGCLIQCRAIGMFRMTDEAGGDDKLLCVPAHDPRVEHLRDIHHVSEFDRLEIQHFFEVYKDLEPGKSVEGADWVGRAEAEAEIERSYKRLKDQGGH, from the coding sequence GTGGAGTTCGACGTCACGATCGAGATTCCGAAGGGTTCACGGAACAAGTACGAGGTGGACCACGAGACCGGTCGGATCCGTCTGGACCGTCGACTCTTCACCTCGACCAGCTACCCGGCCGACTACGGCTTCGTCGAGAACACCCTCGGCGAGGACGGCGACCCGCTGGACGCCCTCGTCATCCTGGACGAGCCGACCTTCCCGGGCTGCCTCATCCAGTGCCGCGCGATCGGCATGTTCCGTATGACGGACGAGGCCGGCGGCGACGACAAGCTGCTGTGCGTCCCGGCGCACGACCCGCGTGTGGAGCACCTGCGCGACATCCACCACGTGTCGGAGTTCGACCGCCTGGAGATCCAGCACTTCTTCGAGGTCTACAAGGACCTGGAGCCGGGCAAGTCCGTCGAGGGCGCCGACTGGGTCGGCCGCGCGGAAGCCGAAGCCGAGATCGAGCGTTCCTACAAGCGCTTGAAGGACCAGGGCGGTCACTGA
- the dacB gene encoding D-alanyl-D-alanine carboxypeptidase/D-alanyl-D-alanine endopeptidase, with the protein MVVPELRAWRAARPHVVRVARMVKPHVARVTRAVRPRAVRLTTPQLTAVATAVGLALAAGVVTSAGPWDSTGQRTAERDWAASRTPEGGTDHARTSGTHRTSPRPAPSAASVLAGLGGEAGTTPAGKDLAEVLDPLLADPVLGSVRTAVVVDVATGKRLYGKGADQVQTPASTTKIATAVAALTALGPDHRIQTRTVLEPDTKEVVLVGGGDPTLTARKPADGWADLGTLAERTATVLKARHMDHVTLSYDTSLYSGPGLHPIGVNDNIAKVTPLMADEGRLDHSASGPAGRTMDPAADAARTFADLLHDHGITATAPGPSKATSRSQALASVSSPPLSALVERMLTNSDNDIAEALARQVALAAGEEPSFDGDAKAIRAQLKKLGLPLTGAQFADGSGLNRADRLSADLLAALLAKAGDPAHPELRPVLTGLPVAGFTGTLSARYTDAPTATGVVRAKTGTLTGVNTLAGTVVDKDGRLLAFAFLTSDAANPPNPLEARAALDHAATALVACGCR; encoded by the coding sequence GTGGTCGTGCCAGAGCTGAGAGCTTGGCGGGCCGCGAGACCGCATGTGGTGCGGGTCGCGCGGATGGTGAAACCGCATGTGGCGCGAGTCACACGAGCCGTGCGGCCGCGTGCCGTGCGTTTGACGACGCCGCAGCTCACAGCCGTCGCGACCGCCGTCGGCCTGGCACTCGCGGCCGGGGTGGTGACCTCGGCCGGCCCCTGGGACTCCACCGGTCAGCGTACGGCCGAGCGGGACTGGGCCGCATCGCGGACGCCCGAGGGTGGCACAGATCACGCACGTACGTCCGGTACGCACCGAACGTCACCCCGGCCCGCACCCAGCGCCGCCTCCGTGCTCGCCGGACTCGGGGGCGAGGCGGGCACCACGCCCGCGGGGAAGGATCTCGCGGAGGTCCTCGACCCGCTGCTGGCCGATCCCGTCCTCGGCTCGGTGCGCACCGCCGTCGTGGTCGACGTGGCGACCGGCAAGCGGCTCTACGGCAAGGGCGCCGACCAGGTGCAGACGCCGGCCTCCACCACGAAGATCGCGACCGCCGTCGCCGCTCTCACCGCGCTGGGCCCCGACCACCGCATCCAGACGCGCACGGTCCTGGAGCCCGACACCAAGGAGGTCGTGCTCGTCGGCGGCGGAGACCCCACGCTGACCGCCCGCAAGCCCGCGGACGGCTGGGCGGACCTGGGCACCCTCGCCGAACGGACGGCCACCGTCCTGAAGGCCCGTCACATGGACCACGTGACGCTCTCCTACGACACCTCGCTGTACTCCGGCCCCGGCCTTCACCCCATCGGAGTGAACGACAACATCGCGAAGGTCACCCCTCTGATGGCCGACGAGGGCCGCCTGGACCACTCGGCCAGCGGGCCGGCCGGGCGCACCATGGACCCGGCGGCGGACGCCGCGCGGACGTTCGCGGACCTGCTGCACGACCACGGCATCACCGCCACGGCGCCCGGCCCCTCGAAGGCGACGAGCCGCTCCCAGGCCCTCGCCTCCGTGTCCTCGCCGCCGCTGTCCGCCCTGGTCGAGCGGATGCTGACCAACAGTGACAACGACATCGCCGAGGCACTGGCCCGTCAGGTCGCCCTCGCGGCCGGCGAGGAACCCAGCTTCGACGGCGACGCGAAGGCGATCCGAGCCCAGCTGAAGAAACTCGGACTCCCGCTGACCGGGGCGCAGTTCGCCGACGGCAGCGGCCTGAACCGCGCCGACAGGCTCTCCGCCGACCTGCTCGCCGCCCTGCTGGCCAAGGCCGGCGACCCGGCCCACCCCGAGCTCCGGCCGGTCCTCACCGGCCTGCCCGTCGCCGGCTTCACCGGCACCCTCAGCGCCCGGTACACCGACGCTCCGACCGCCACCGGAGTCGTCCGCGCCAAGACGGGCACCCTGACCGGGGTCAACACCCTCGCCGGCACCGTCGTCGACAAGGACGGCCGCCTGCTGGCGTTCGCCTTCCTGACCTCCGACGCCGCCAACCCCCCGAACCCCCTGGAGGCCCGGGCGGCGTTGGACCACGCGGCGACGGCACTCGTGGCGTGCGGCTGCCGGTAG